From the Deltaproteobacteria bacterium genome, one window contains:
- a CDS encoding type II toxin-antitoxin system PemK/MazF family toxin, with the protein MIKYKRGDIVLVDFGFSEGTGSKKRPALIISSDNYHKGRQEVIVVAITGNIKRVLFGDTKIDKWKEVGLIYPSLVTGIIRTIKDSMIIHKLGTLLQQDFQKVQKNLGKAMGF; encoded by the coding sequence ATGATAAAATATAAACGGGGAGATATAGTTCTCGTTGATTTTGGCTTTTCCGAAGGAACCGGATCTAAGAAAAGACCTGCCCTAATAATAAGTAGTGATAATTATCACAAGGGCCGACAAGAGGTAATCGTTGTGGCTATCACAGGGAATATAAAAAGGGTGCTATTCGGTGATACCAAGATAGATAAATGGAAAGAGGTAGGACTTATCTACCCGTCTTTGGTTACAGGAATTATACGAACAATAAAAGATAGCATGATAATTCACAAGTTAGGAACTCTACTGCAGCAAGACTTCCAAAAGGTACAAAAGAATCTTGGGAAGGCAATGGGATTCTAA